The Methanosarcina barkeri MS DNA window ATTAGCGACCTGGTAAAAAAAGTACTTATTTCAACAGGAGTAGATGAAAAATTCGAAGAAACAGCTTTTGGAGCCTCAGTCAAATCTGGAGGACTGACAGTTTCAGGAACCGTATCAGGCCTGATCAGGCTATTTGGATACCTGGTATTTCTCGCGGCTGCATCCAATATCCTGCAGTTGACCATGATAACTCAGCTATTTATAGATATTACTCAGTATTTGCCACGCCTTTTTACGGGTATCTTGATCCTGATAATCGGACTTCTCTCCATTGATGTGGTCATGGACTATATTTCCAGTGCTTTCAAAGGTATTAGTACAGAAGAGATAGACATCTTTCTTCCTCTTCTGAGAGGCTTCTTGTATCTGATAGTAATCTTGCTTGCTTTGGATACAATGCTGGTTAATACGAGCATACTCTATCTGTTCTTAGGGCCACTTGCATGGGGACTTGCAGTTGTGATTGCATTTAAATACGGAGTTAAAGACGCAATTGTTGCGTATGCCAAAGAAAGGAAGTAACTCCTTTCTTTCATTTATTTAATATTCAACTTCACTATTTATTAAATAATAAACAGAACCAAAAAAGCCTTAAAGAATATGGAAAAAGAAATTTCTGTTCACGAAACCTCTTTTTTGGTTTACTAATTTTTGGAATTCTTTTTTGCTTAAACTGCCTGAAATTCAGGCTGGGATAACTTTCTTTGCCTAACTATACTTTTTTTACAGTTTCCATTTTTCTCTAAATCAATATTTATTTAAAGCTTCTTACCAATCAATCATGGCATGGAAACCCTCGATAACAACTCTTCTTTTGTGGAGAATATGTCTTATTTTGATTTAGGCTTAAAGAAGGCACTTACATGGTTTTCAGATAACTTCGGTACATTTATATTCATACTTTTTATTGGCCTGATCACTGTCATTATTGCACGGAACGTAAATCGTCTTCTGGAACGCCATTTCACAAAAGTAAGTAGCAAGCTGCATATGGACCCAACATCCTTCAGGGTGTTCAGGCATATTGTGGTCGCATTAATCTATTTTATGGGGATTGCCCTTGTTATTTACAGCATTCCCAGTCTTCAAAACCTTTCGGTTGCCCTATTTACCGGGGCAGGGATTGCCGGTATAGTTATTGGTTTTGCGGCCCAGAGTACACTGAGCAATATAATCGCAGGTATTTCCCTTGCCGTTTTTCAACCTTTCAGGGTAGGAGATCGGCTTAATATTATGAATGAATACGGAAAAGTTACGGATCTTAATCTCAGGCACACTGTCATTATAACCTGGGATAACAGGCGGCTTATAATCCCAAATTCCATGATCAGCAATGAAGCGATAATTAACTGGACTATAGAAGACCCTGCAGTAATCTGGCCAATAGACGTCGGAATAAGCTATGATGCCGACATTGACCAGGCTAGAAAGATCATGATCGAAGAAGCCCGAAAACATCCCAATGTAATGCCCCCTCAAGAAGTTCAATATAGCGTTGTAAAACCCAGCTTAATCAAATCCGAAACGCTTAAAATGGGATTTATTGACCCCCCTGTGCTTCATCCTGTTGATCCGGACTTCAGGGAGAGAGGAGAAGTTAAAGTAAATGTTGTCGAACTGGGGGAGTCTTCCGTAAATCTCCGCATGAATGTCTGGTTTAAAGACAGGAGTGTTGCGTACAGTTCAGGATGCGAAATCAGGGAAGCTATTAAAAAGCGTTTTGATAAGGAAGGCATAGAAATTCCGTACCCTTACAGGACTATTGTATACAAAACCGATCTTGAAAAAGAAAAGAAGGATACTGGAAAATTATCCCGTACAGAGGGAGATAAAATCGAATAAGCCGTAAAATGCCGAGTAAAAAATAATGACAGTTAAGGAATTAGTCGGTTGATGAGAAAAGCAAGTAAAAATGAATAAGGAACAAACAAGTGAAAAGTGGGTTGATAGAAAACGATTGAAAAGTTGACTGATAAAAACAAGTGAAAAATGGGTTGATAGAAAACGATTGAAAAGTTGACTGATAAAAAACAAGTGAAAAGTACTTGATAAAAAACAAGTAAAATATGGGTTA harbors:
- a CDS encoding mechanosensitive ion channel family protein, coding for MVGTEITNSFINIIDQFIAFIPTLVAIIILIIVGKIVGTFLGKLGARFLDKIGLDDLVDKTIIGGMIKRAQMSTVGFFDAVIRWFIYIVFAMIILDLLNIEVVNNFISMIILYIPLMVSAFIVLLVGLLVVDFISDLVKKVLISTGVDEKFEETAFGASVKSGGLTVSGTVSGLIRLFGYLVFLAAASNILQLTMITQLFIDITQYLPRLFTGILILIIGLLSIDVVMDYISSAFKGISTEEIDIFLPLLRGFLYLIVILLALDTMLVNTSILYLFLGPLAWGLAVVIAFKYGVKDAIVAYAKERK
- a CDS encoding mechanosensitive ion channel family protein → METLDNNSSFVENMSYFDLGLKKALTWFSDNFGTFIFILFIGLITVIIARNVNRLLERHFTKVSSKLHMDPTSFRVFRHIVVALIYFMGIALVIYSIPSLQNLSVALFTGAGIAGIVIGFAAQSTLSNIIAGISLAVFQPFRVGDRLNIMNEYGKVTDLNLRHTVIITWDNRRLIIPNSMISNEAIINWTIEDPAVIWPIDVGISYDADIDQARKIMIEEARKHPNVMPPQEVQYSVVKPSLIKSETLKMGFIDPPVLHPVDPDFRERGEVKVNVVELGESSVNLRMNVWFKDRSVAYSSGCEIREAIKKRFDKEGIEIPYPYRTIVYKTDLEKEKKDTGKLSRTEGDKIE